TCATCAGTACTCATAGCTTTAAGCGAGTTGAGTGTGTGCCCTTGATTTACAAGTTGTTCAGCAGTCTGTGAATCAAACCCACGTCCCATGAGAGCATTCAAGGTCTTATTGGTCATTATTGTTTTTTAGTAAATTTGATTTACAAGGAAAAAGGCGCGATTAGCTCACGCCTCTTGTACATTTCAAGACCTATAAATAAGTTAGACCTTCAGACCAATTCCCTCATAGCGGGAAACACTGTGCTTATCCAGCATTCTCCGACCGTCAATCACCAGCGGCGGGTTTTCCAGGTTGGCGATGAGTTCAGGAATCTGGTGGAAGTGCTGCCAGCGGGTCATGATCAGGATTGCGTCTACGTTGGCGATCGCCTCTCCTAAATCGTCGCGGAAGTCCACTGTGTTGCCGAAGATTTTCTCAGCTTCGTGGCGGGCGATCGGGTCGTAGGAAGTCACCGTTGCACCTTCTGCTAATAGCGTTTGGGTGACAGGAATCGCGGGGGATTCGCGGATGTCATCGGTTCCCGGTTTGAATGCCATACCCAGAACGGCGATCGTTTTACCGCCCAGATCGGCGTAGTGCTTTTTTAGCAGGTCGATCATTTTTTGCGGCTGGTTGGCGTTCACATCGATCACGGATTCCAGCAGGTTCATTGGACTGCCTGCCTTGTTGCCGTAGGCGATCAGAGCCTTTACATCCTTCGGGAAACAGCTTCCGCCGAAGCCGCAGCCCGCCGCCAGATACGTCACCATCGAGGGGAAAACGCGAGTGCCGTCCTCCAGGATGGGGGTAAACCGCTTATCGAGGTGAACGCCGTGCATTGCCTCCGTCACATCTACGCCGACCTTCGCGCAGAGATTGCCGATTTCGTTGGAGAAAGAGATCAGCGTTGCCAGCAGCGAGTTTGCCGTGTACTTGATCATCTCGGCGGTGCGGGGATTCGTGCGAATCTTGTCCACGTTCTCAAACACCGCATACAGGTCTTCCAGGGCATCGATCGATCGATCGTCAATGCCGCCCAGCACAATGCGATCGGGGTACATGAAGTCGGGAATCGCTTCGCCTTCCTTCAGAAATTCCGGGTTCATGCCTACGCCGAAATCCTGCCCCGCTGTTTTGCCGGAAGCCTGCTCCAGAATCGGCAGTACGACATCTTCCGTGGTTCCGGGGACGACCGTGCTTTTGACAATGACGACGTGATAGCCGTCTTTCTCTTTCAGAATTGCCCCGATTTGCTCTGCGACGAGCTTGATGTACTTCAGGTCGATCTCGTTCCCGTCGAAGGGGGTTCCTACGGCAATCAGGGAAAGATCCGTGTTCAGCACCGCTTCCCGCAGGTCGGTGGTTGCCACCACGTTCTTGCCAATATTCTTTTTCAGCAGTTCTTCTAATCCTGCCTCGTAGATGGGCGGAATGCCGCTGTTGATCCGCTCAACCTTTGCGTGATCGACATCCACGCAAGTTACCTGATGTCCTTTCTCCGCCAGACAAACGCCCGACACCAGACCCACATAGCCCGTTCCAACGACTGAAACCTTCATTTATGCATCCTCCGCCACTTGATTGCCTTGATACCAGATCAGCGATCGCCGCAAGCCTTCCTCTACGGTGATGCAGGGGTCATAGCCCAGATCGTTCCGCGCCTTTGTAATTACAGGGCAGCGACGGTTCGGGTTGTCTACCAGATACGCCTTGTCTTCGCTTTCCTTGCGAATCACGCGACCGGGATAGTCGAACAATTCTTTCGACAGTTCCACTACTTTGTCCGCCAGGGTTGCCATCGAGATTTCCGGCGTTTCGATGCCGATGTTGTACGCTTCGCCGCGCCGACCGACCACCAGAATTTTGTAGTAGCCCACGATCGCATCCGCGATATAGCAGAACGTCCGCGTGGGGGAACCGTCTGACAGCATCACAATATCCCGTCCGGCGAACACATCCCGCGCAAAGTCCGGCAGTACGCGGCGATCGGTAATCTTTAGTCCCGGACCATAGTTGTTAAACGGACGGGCAATCTTGATCGGCAGGTCATACTGCTCCGCAAAGTTCACACACAGCGTTTCGCCGTACCGCTTCGACTCGTCATAGCAGGCACGCGGTCCCGTACAGGAGACATTGCCGCGATAGGTTTCCGGCGTGGGAATATTTTCGGGCGTGGGGTCGCCGTAGATTTCGCTCGTTGAGTAGAACAGAAAGCCTTCTACGGGTTTGCCTGCTTCTTTGTGCTGTTTGCAGTATTCCAGCAGCGTCCGCAAGCCGTTGACGTTGGCATCCATCGTTTCGATCGGATACTTGCGGTAAAAGGTGGGAGAGGCGATCGAGGCAGCGTGAATAATAAACTGAAAATCCTCAATGTCCGCCGGAAGGGGATGGGTGATGTCGTGCTTTTGCAACTTCAGGTGCGGATCACCCTCCAGATCGGTCAGCCACTCCGGAATGCCGCGAATGTAGTTGTCGTAAACGGTGAGAGCGATCGGGTCTGTGCCGCCCGTTTTGTTCCAGTGCAGAATTGCCTGCACCAGATAGTAGCCGAGAAATCCGGCTCCTCCCACGATCAGCAGCTTTTTGCCTGCCATCTGGGAAAACTCAGCCTGCAAATTACCGCAGATGTAATCTAAATCGGCTGCGATCACGTCCTGAGCAGTTTTCATTTTATTGATCTCCCCTTATTTACACGATCGCTGGAACCTTCACCGGAAACAGGTTATCCTGCTCTGCCCGGAGTTTGTGCGCCAGGGTATCTGTGGGCAGTTCCACATCGTCGTAGGTCAACACCTGATCCTTCGGCACATCTCGCTTCAGGCGGCAGCCCTCCGCCAAGCCCATCGGCAGCAGGTTTTGGGAACGCACGGTATCGTAGTTTTCGCACTGCCCGTAGGTCATGTACCAGCCCAGACCGTCCAGGGTTTCGCCTGCTTTCAGGTCGATCTTGGCAGTTGTCACCACGTCCACGACAGGTGCGGCGATCGGCGCAATCACCACATCGTTGAACAGCACGACTCGCGCTACGGACAGCGGCACTTCAAAAATCGTCAGGTGATAGGGCACATAGAAGCTGTAGAGCGGACCTTCGCCCAGCTTGCCGTAGTTGAGATAGTGCTGCTGATGGCTATCGTTTGCCTCCGCGAACACATAGACGCCCGGACTCGGCTGTGCCCCGACCACGTAATCCACAATGCCGCCCAGCGATCGCAGCATCTCCAGGTCGTACATTCCGGTCATCTCGTCCACATGACCCTTGTATTCCAAGCCAATCATGCCGCGTTGAGCCACCTTCATGCCCGTCGCGTTTGCCACGATCGCCTGCTCAAAGGAAATCTTCGTCCCGTCCGCAAAGCTTGTCACCATGTGCGGCGTTTGTCCCCACTGCTTGGCAAAATTTGCCTGGGTAGTCGGGTTGCGGTAGCGATCCTGGAGACCTTTGATATTGCCGCAGAGAAGCGGATTCAGCCCCAGCTTCTTGACGAAGCGGTAGAGGTTCATCTGCACGCCGGGCTGGTCGCCATCACATCCGGTCAGGATGACCCCTGCGCGATCGGCATAGACCTTCAGCAGCGGACCCACCGTGCCGTCCAGTTCAGCATTCATCAGAACCATATGCTTCTGGTGTTCGATCGCCGCCATCGTCACCCGCGCACCGTATTCGACATGACCCGTAGCTTCCACCAGCGCCTCGATACTGGGAGACTGGCACAGCACCAGCGGATCATCCGTCACAGCATACTTGCCCTGGGCGATCGCATCTTCCAGTTCACCCACAGTTTTAACGGTGACGACCTGATCGGCAGGCACTCCCACTCCCGTATAGGCAGCGATCGCCGCTTCGATCGTTCGATTACAAACGGCAACCAGCCGCATTCCCGGCAAATAGTTAACCATCTGATTCACCAGACCGCGAGACATAAATCCTGCGCCAAATACGCCCACTTTTATCGGATTGCCTGCCTCTGCGCGTGCCTGTAGTGCGGTATCGACAATAATCATGTAATTGATGCTCCTGCTATCGCTTCAAAAGGTTCCCAGGACAAATCTTTCTCGGAAATTTCGGTGACGGGCAAACGCCATTCAATCTGGAATGCCGGATCGTCGTATCGGAAACCCCGTTCGCATCCCGGCGTATAGAACTCCCCGACCTGATAGATGACTTCCGCCTCGTCCGTTAACGCCTGATAGCCGTGGGCAAACAGTTCGGGAATGTAGAGTGCCCTGCGGTTGTCGGCGGTTAACTCGATGCCAAAGTGCTGTAGATAGGTAGGAGAATGGGGACGCATATCCACAATCACGTCATAGATCGCGCCTCGAATACAGCGGATAAACTTGGTCTCGCTGGCGGGCGGAATCTGATAGTGCATTCCCCGCAACGTTCCCGCTTTGTGATTAAACGAGAGATTGATCTGGGCGACGATCGGCTTCAGTCCATGATCCTCAAATTCCTTTGCACAAAAGGCTCTGGCAAAGGCTCCCCGGTGATCGGGCTTTAGTTCCAGGTCTACGACAAAGGCTCCCTTGAGCTTGGTTTCAGTAAATTGCATAGTGATGATGGGGACGCAACAGATAAAACAGGCGCAAAACCTACCAGATTTTCCAGGGAGCTTTGCCGCTCTGCCACAGGGTTTCTAGATAGTTCTTATCGCGCAGCGTGTCCATCGGTTGCCAGAAGCCATCGTGACGGAAGGCGGAAAGTTCCCCGTCCTGCGCCAGTTTGTTCAGCGGGTCATGCTCCCACATAGTTGAGTCGTCGGCAATATAGTCGATCGCATCCGGCTCCACCACAAAAAAGCCGCCGTTAATCCAGGCTCCGTCTCCCGTAGGCTTCTCGTTAAACTGCTGAATTTTGGTCTGTCCCTTGCCGAGGGAAATCACGCCGAAGCGTCCCGGAGGCTGAACTGCGGTGAGGGTTGCCATTGTCCCCTGGGATTTGTGAAACGCGAGTAATTCCGTAACATTGACGTTGCTTACCCCATCGCCATAGGTAAAGCAAAACGTGCTGCTGCCCAGGTGTTCTCGTACTCGTTTCAGCCGTCCCCCGGTCATCGTATTTTCCCCGGTGTCTATCAGCGTGACGCGCCAGGGTTCTGCGTTGCCTGCGTGGATGTTCATCTGGTTGTAGCGCATATCAAACGTCACATCCGACATCCGCAGAAAATAATTGGCGAAGAATTCCTTAATCACATAGCCTTTGTAGCCACAGCAGATAATGAAATCGTTAATGCCGTGGGCAGAATACAGCTTCATGATGTGCCAGAGGATCGGCTGTCCTCCAATCTCCACCATCGGCTTCGGCTTAATCGTGGTTTCCTCACTCAGACGCGTCCCCAATCCACCAGCCAGAATGACTGCTTTCATGCACCTACCTCTTGTATTAAAAAGAGTGAATCGCTCTCTAAACCCGCTAGAACTGTGAAATTACGGCATTCCCGAAATAGCAGTAATTCTGTTTAACGCAGACTAGCAAGAAGTGGGTAGAAATACGGTGAAGCCTGGGTGAATTAATCGATCGCCCCTATGAAAAGTGGATAAAAGTTACGCAAATTTCCCGACCTTTAGAATAGAAGGTCAGCAGCCGATGAACGATTTGCAGCAGGCAATTGCTCTGCGGGTAAGAGCAGGATCAGCAACAAATGGATGATTGGCAAGCGAGGACTGGCTGTGAATAAGGCGGTTCGCGAACTGCCCCTACAGGATGTTTAACCCTCCTCCAGGAAATAGAGGGGAGGCTCGATCGCCCCTTTCTAGAACGAGATAATCAGATACCCATCCTGAAACTTCGCGCCGGACACAGGTTTTCCGCTGAGCTGGGGCGGCAGGAAAATATTGCGACGCTGATCGCCCGCCTCGATCGTCACTTCGGGACCGTACTGGGTTAGCTTCACCTGCTTCTTATCAAATCCGGGCAGGAACAGATAAACCTTGCGCTCTGCGGTATCAATCCGAATCGGACGGGGAGCATTCGTTGCCTGAGTAAAGTCCGGTAACGCTGACATCACGGACTGCCAATCGCCCTCCCGGTTGGGAATCGAACGCACGGTGAGCGGCGCAAAGGTCGTTTCCACAGATTCGCCAGACTGCGCCTGGTTTAACAGCACACCTCCAACCGTTAAACCCACCTGCTGGGCACTGCCCCAGAGATACTGCGCGGTTGCCACGGCTCCCGGATCGTCATTCGTCACCAGATAGGCGATCACGCGATTGGGATCGGCGACCGCATTTCTGCCCTCTTCTAGCAGGTTATTCACCTGAGCTGCCGCAGGCTGGTTGAAAATATCGCCGCTCGTCCAGTTGACGTTCAGCACCGCCCCGGCGATCGGCTGCACAAAGGGCGAAATGGTTTTACCCAGATCGGAATCTGCAAACACCTGACGGAATCGACGGATGTACCAGCTCAGGGTTTCTGGCATTCCCAGCACGCGTAGCATTGCCAGATCGCCCGTCCCGTCGTACACAATCACGTCGTAGCTGCCGCTTTTTTCGTACTCGCGAACCGCATTCAGCGCCAAGGCATTATCCATGCCGGGAAGCACGCCCAACTCCTGCCCATATACCGCTTTGAAGAAGGGCGATCGCAAATACTGCGCCTCCAGCTTTTTCACTTCCTCCCAGCTTCGTTCCAGCAGCGTCGTGGAATAAAGCTTCATCGCCTGGAAGTTGCCTTGAAAGCTACCCGCTACAGGCTGAGGGTCTGCCGTTAATGGCGTTTCGAGCAACAAATCGATCGCGGGGGTTGGATCTTGCGTTGCAAACAGAACGCGCTTCCCCTGTCCGGCGAGCTGCTTTGCGGCTGCAACAGCGATTGTGCTGCGACCCGTGCCGCCTTTGCCCAGAAATGTCAAAATTAACGCCATTGTGTCAGATCCCTATCGGATACCTTTTGGGTGCCTGGTGGTTTGGCGAACGGTCAAGAATGAATTTAGTTTCGCTGTCCTATTCGCCCAAAACCTGAGCGATCGTAGCAAGAATCAGCCAGGGTTGCCCTCGTACTGACGGGGGATTCAGCTTGTTCGGGTTCATCGTCAGATTCATCAGAAATTGAACTGAATAGAACTGAACAGGAGGGCATCGGCTTGATCCAGGCTTGTTCAACAGACTTCTTGAACAGGCTTGTTTAACAGACTTTCGAGCCAGCCGCTAACTTGCTGTTTCTAGCTCATCCTCGAAAAACCAGGTGGCAAAGCCGTTGTCAAACTTGACGACCACACCTACGCCACTGCCGTCTGTCATCTTGTATCCGTTGATCACACCTGTTTTACCCAAGCAATCGACCACCGCTTTCGGAGAACGATCGCGCAACCGCCGCACGCGCACTTTTTGACCGATTTCCATCGCCACTCTCAAGAATGCAAACAGTAAACTTAAACAAACATGAATCAGTCTATCAGTGTCTTGACTGCGATTGTTAAGCAGATTTTTGAAACTTAGTTTGCGAGCTTGGTTTGCGAAATTGGCGACGAGGTCAGGCTATTCTGAAAACCGGACGACATAACGACATAATTGGACGATCAGGTTTTGCGGTGAAGCTGCCGGAATGAGTCCTGAATGAGTAAGGTTGGGAGCAAAAAAACGATGCTGGCGAAGCGAATTTTGCCCTGTCTGGACGTGAAGGCAGGAAGGGTGGTCAAGGGCGTCAACTTTGTGAACCTGCGGGATGCGGGTGATCCAGTAGAACTGGCGCAGATCTACAATCAGGCGGGTGCAGATGAACTGGTGTTTCTCGACATCACGGCGACCCACGAAGATCGCGACATTATTTATGACGTGGTGTACCGCACCGCAGAGCAGGTATTTATTCCGCTAACGGTTGGCGGCGGTATTCAATCCTTAGAAACTATTAAGAAATTGTTACGAGCCGGAGCAGATAAGATAAGCCTCAACTCTGCTGCCGTGCGTGACCCGGATTTAATTAACAGAGCCAGCGATCGCTTTGGCAATCAGTGTATTGTGATTGCGATCGATGCCCGAAGACGGAATGATTCTGAGAATCCGGGCTGGGATGTTTTCGTGCGGGGTGGACGGGAGAACACGGGGCTGGATGTCGTTTCCTGGGCGAAAGACGTGGAGCAGCGGGGCGCAGGAGAGCTGTTAATCACCAGCATGGATGCGGACGGAACCCAGGCAGGCTATGACCTGGAACTCACTCGCACGATCGCTGAGCAGGTTCAGATTCCTGTGATTGCATCCGGGGGGGCGGGCAACTGTCAGCACATTTATGAGGCAGTAACAGAAGGTCGAGCAGAGGCGGCGTTGCTGGCTTCCCTGCTGCACTATGGACAGCTTACCGTCAGCGAAATCAAGGATTATTTAACGGAAAAGCAGGTTTTAGTGCGGCAATAATACAGTAGGTTTCTCAAAGCTACGTCTCTCAGCAATTTTCAGGCGATTTTGTCTCCCTGGATGGATTGCCTGAATGCATCCGTTCAGATATCGATCGCTAAACCGATCAATTGCAATCCCTTAAGTTTGAGTCAGGTCAACCCAGGATAGCAATCTCCGTAGCTCTTACGGAACAAGGCTTTCCGCAGTTGTACGGTCATGCGATCGGGCGGCAGACAGCAGCGTACGAGAGTGGCGATCGGGCAGTTGATCCTTCTACTGAGTAAATAGACTTAGGGACACTTTTTTGAGAAGCTGTTAACATATTTAAATATTACGAATCTTAACAACAGCCTAAGGAAACATGGTTCTTCTCCTCCTCATCGTGATCGGGCTGGTTGCCTGGGCACTGCATCTGATGCAGGAAGCCATCCAGCGTCGCGAATTTTCACTGATGCTAGCGGGGTTCCTCGTTTCTTCAGCGGCAGCCGCTTTGGTGTCGGTTTACTTCCTGATGGGTCACTACGTTGGCTATATGACGGAAATGGCTGAGCGCAGCTATCTTCATAATTCGATGGAGTGGACTGCCTTCGATCAATCGTGGGCACAAATGGTTAATCTGCCGACAAGCGATCTAACCAGCAACTAGGCAATGGGTTGCGGGGAGCTTGAGGAATCCTAGAGGTGGCTCGATGAAATGAGATGCAATAAATTGATGAATCAAGATCATCGAGATTGGCAGACATCCTCCCCCACTGAATAGAAACCGTTTTTTCTCATCAAAATTTAATCAATTTAATTCTGGTGCTGGCAGCGAGTTTTTGAAAATTGAGTTGCTGGCACCATTTCTTGTGTTAAAAATACTTTCGGGTAAAAGCGAGTTCTATCGCGTGTGCTTTTGCAAAACAGCCTTTGGAGGAAACAAATTGAACGGCGATTTGTGATATAAACCGCTTTAAGCTGTGTTCCAGGCAATTGTGCTTCGGGTAATTATGCTCCGGATAGTTATGTTCCGAGTAACTATATCCAGGTAGTCTATGTGAGAGCAGTAAGGCTTTCAGTTTCGATCGCAGTTCGCCCAAAGTTCGCTAAATTCGTTTGCTAAGCTGCTCCGGCTCCTGAAAACGTTCCGGCTCCTGAAAACTTTTTGAACTTTTACTGACTGCTAATGCCTCTTCAGCTATACCATCTGATTGCTTTCATGATTTCTGCCGGGGTTGTCTTGTTGGCAACGCCCCTCGTGAGGCAGATTGGTTTACGCAGCGGTT
This is a stretch of genomic DNA from Leptolyngbya ohadii IS1. It encodes these proteins:
- the rfbF gene encoding glucose-1-phosphate cytidylyltransferase encodes the protein MKAVILAGGLGTRLSEETTIKPKPMVEIGGQPILWHIMKLYSAHGINDFIICCGYKGYVIKEFFANYFLRMSDVTFDMRYNQMNIHAGNAEPWRVTLIDTGENTMTGGRLKRVREHLGSSTFCFTYGDGVSNVNVTELLAFHKSQGTMATLTAVQPPGRFGVISLGKGQTKIQQFNEKPTGDGAWINGGFFVVEPDAIDYIADDSTMWEHDPLNKLAQDGELSAFRHDGFWQPMDTLRDKNYLETLWQSGKAPWKIW
- the rfbC gene encoding dTDP-4-dehydrorhamnose 3,5-epimerase, with the translated sequence MQFTETKLKGAFVVDLELKPDHRGAFARAFCAKEFEDHGLKPIVAQINLSFNHKAGTLRGMHYQIPPASETKFIRCIRGAIYDVIVDMRPHSPTYLQHFGIELTADNRRALYIPELFAHGYQALTDEAEVIYQVGEFYTPGCERGFRYDDPAFQIEWRLPVTEISEKDLSWEPFEAIAGASIT
- the hisF gene encoding imidazole glycerol phosphate synthase subunit HisF — its product is MSKVGSKKTMLAKRILPCLDVKAGRVVKGVNFVNLRDAGDPVELAQIYNQAGADELVFLDITATHEDRDIIYDVVYRTAEQVFIPLTVGGGIQSLETIKKLLRAGADKISLNSAAVRDPDLINRASDRFGNQCIVIAIDARRRNDSENPGWDVFVRGGRENTGLDVVSWAKDVEQRGAGELLITSMDADGTQAGYDLELTRTIAEQVQIPVIASGGAGNCQHIYEAVTEGRAEAALLASLLHYGQLTVSEIKDYLTEKQVLVRQ
- a CDS encoding UDP-glucose dehydrogenase family protein, with protein sequence MKVSVVGTGYVGLVSGVCLAEKGHQVTCVDVDHAKVERINSGIPPIYEAGLEELLKKNIGKNVVATTDLREAVLNTDLSLIAVGTPFDGNEIDLKYIKLVAEQIGAILKEKDGYHVVIVKSTVVPGTTEDVVLPILEQASGKTAGQDFGVGMNPEFLKEGEAIPDFMYPDRIVLGGIDDRSIDALEDLYAVFENVDKIRTNPRTAEMIKYTANSLLATLISFSNEIGNLCAKVGVDVTEAMHGVHLDKRFTPILEDGTRVFPSMVTYLAAGCGFGGSCFPKDVKALIAYGNKAGSPMNLLESVIDVNANQPQKMIDLLKKHYADLGGKTIAVLGMAFKPGTDDIRESPAIPVTQTLLAEGATVTSYDPIARHEAEKIFGNTVDFRDDLGEAIANVDAILIMTRWQHFHQIPELIANLENPPLVIDGRRMLDKHSVSRYEGIGLKV
- the petP gene encoding cytochrome b6f subunit PetP; the protein is MEIGQKVRVRRLRDRSPKAVVDCLGKTGVINGYKMTDGSGVGVVVKFDNGFATWFFEDELETAS
- a CDS encoding Get3/ArsA fold putative tail anchor-mediating ATPase NosAFP is translated as MALILTFLGKGGTGRSTIAVAAAKQLAGQGKRVLFATQDPTPAIDLLLETPLTADPQPVAGSFQGNFQAMKLYSTTLLERSWEEVKKLEAQYLRSPFFKAVYGQELGVLPGMDNALALNAVREYEKSGSYDVIVYDGTGDLAMLRVLGMPETLSWYIRRFRQVFADSDLGKTISPFVQPIAGAVLNVNWTSGDIFNQPAAAQVNNLLEEGRNAVADPNRVIAYLVTNDDPGAVATAQYLWGSAQQVGLTVGGVLLNQAQSGESVETTFAPLTVRSIPNREGDWQSVMSALPDFTQATNAPRPIRIDTAERKVYLFLPGFDKKQVKLTQYGPEVTIEAGDQRRNIFLPPQLSGKPVSGAKFQDGYLIISF
- a CDS encoding NAD(P)H-dependent oxidoreductase, which produces MIIVDTALQARAEAGNPIKVGVFGAGFMSRGLVNQMVNYLPGMRLVAVCNRTIEAAIAAYTGVGVPADQVVTVKTVGELEDAIAQGKYAVTDDPLVLCQSPSIEALVEATGHVEYGARVTMAAIEHQKHMVLMNAELDGTVGPLLKVYADRAGVILTGCDGDQPGVQMNLYRFVKKLGLNPLLCGNIKGLQDRYRNPTTQANFAKQWGQTPHMVTSFADGTKISFEQAIVANATGMKVAQRGMIGLEYKGHVDEMTGMYDLEMLRSLGGIVDYVVGAQPSPGVYVFAEANDSHQQHYLNYGKLGEGPLYSFYVPYHLTIFEVPLSVARVVLFNDVVIAPIAAPVVDVVTTAKIDLKAGETLDGLGWYMTYGQCENYDTVRSQNLLPMGLAEGCRLKRDVPKDQVLTYDDVELPTDTLAHKLRAEQDNLFPVKVPAIV
- a CDS encoding NAD-dependent epimerase/dehydratase family protein codes for the protein MKTAQDVIAADLDYICGNLQAEFSQMAGKKLLIVGGAGFLGYYLVQAILHWNKTGGTDPIALTVYDNYIRGIPEWLTDLEGDPHLKLQKHDITHPLPADIEDFQFIIHAASIASPTFYRKYPIETMDANVNGLRTLLEYCKQHKEAGKPVEGFLFYSTSEIYGDPTPENIPTPETYRGNVSCTGPRACYDESKRYGETLCVNFAEQYDLPIKIARPFNNYGPGLKITDRRVLPDFARDVFAGRDIVMLSDGSPTRTFCYIADAIVGYYKILVVGRRGEAYNIGIETPEISMATLADKVVELSKELFDYPGRVIRKESEDKAYLVDNPNRRCPVITKARNDLGYDPCITVEEGLRRSLIWYQGNQVAEDA